The Coffea eugenioides isolate CCC68of chromosome 8, Ceug_1.0, whole genome shotgun sequence genome has a segment encoding these proteins:
- the LOC113781202 gene encoding isoleucine N-monooxygenase 1-like — MNYTSDLRVDSSLGFTSMSWIPYFSGFMALVLLVIFKMDKWLTICLNNNKPRFPLPPGPKPLPFFGCIFQMLRNRPTNRWICKVMDDLNTEIACIRIFGVHVNPVTSPELAREFCKKQDSIFSSRPVCMSAELCSGGFLTTGLSPLGDQHKKMKRMVVSSVLSPAKHQWLQCKRAEEADHLVNYVYNQCKDNATGGLVDIRLVTQHYCGNVIRKMIFNKRFFGKGMEDGGPGAEEVEHINALFKILAYLYAFSLSDYIPWMKIFYFDGHRKILTEAVACVRKHQDPKIEKRIKMWESGLKNEEEDLLDVLIRLKDSNGRPLLTTEEIRAQITELMFATVDNPSNAVEWALAEMLNQPEMLQKATEELDAVVGKDRLVQESDLPRLKHVKACVRESFRLHPLAPFNVPHVSTQDTFVGGYFIPKGSHVILSRPGLGRNPRIWEDPLKYKPERHMKDMEDARMDLNDPELNMFSFSTGRRGCPGVLLGSTLTVMLLARLLQCFSWKIPSGHSQIDLVECEDAGFLAKPLVAVAEPRFPQPN, encoded by the exons ATGAATTACACTTCCGATCTTCGTGTTGATTCAAGCTTGGGATTTACCTCAATGTCATGGATCCCATATTTCTCAGGATTCATGGCTTTGGTTTTGTTGGTGATATTTAAGATGGACAAATGGTTAACTATTTGTCTGAATAATAACAAACCTCGATTCCCACTGCCTCCTGGCCCAAAACCCTTGCCTTTCTTTGGTTGCATTTTCCAAATGCTGAGAAACAGACCAACAAATCGATGGATATGCAAAGTCATGGATGATTTGAATACCGAAATCGCATGTATCCGCATTTTCGGTGTTCATGTCAATCCAGTCACTTCTCCTGAGCTCGCTCGAGAGTTCTGCAAGAAACAAGATTCGATTTTCTCCAGCAGACCTGTTTGTATGTCTGCAGAGCTTTGTAGTGGAGGATTCTTGACAACCGGCCTTTCACCTTTGGGCGATCAGcacaagaaaatgaagagaatgGTCGTTTCCAGTGTCCTCTCACCTGCTAAACACCAATGGCTTCAATGCAAGCGGGCAGAGGAAGCAGATCATTTGGTTAATTACGTTTACAATCAGTGCAAGGACAATGCCACTGGTGGGCTAGTGGACATAAGATTGGTTACGCAACACTACTGCGGAAATGTGATTAGAAAGATGATTTTCAACAAGAGATTCTTCGGGAAAGGAATGGAAGATGGAGGACCAGGTGCTGAGGAAGTTGAACATATTAATGCACTCTTCAAAATCCTTGCTTATTTGTATGCATTCAGCTTATCAGATTACATACCCTGGATgaagattttttattttgatggCCACCGAAAGATTCTTACTGAGGCCGTTGCATGTGTACGAAAGCACCAAGAtcccaaaattgaaaaaaggaTTAAAATGTGGGAGAGTGGCTTGAAAAATGAGGAAGAAGACCTTCTTGATGTCCTAATCAGGCTCAAAGATAGCAACGGCAGACCCCTCTTAACAACTGAGGAGATCAGAGCACAAATTACT GAATTAATGTTTGCGACAGTCGATAATCCATCAAATGCTGTGGAATGGGCATTAGCAGAGATGCTAAATCAACCTGAAATGCTTCAAAAAGCCACAGAAGAGCTAGACGCCGTGGTTGGAAAGGATAGACTTGTTCAAGAATCTGACCTTCCGAGGCTGAAACATGTGAAGGCCTGCGTAAGAGAGTCCTTTCGGCTGCATCCATTAGCACCCTTTAATGTTCCTCATGTATCTACTCAGGACACCTTCGTTGGTGGCTACTTCATCCCCAAAGGTAGCCATGTTATCCTCAGCCGTCCAGGACTTGGCCGTAATCCTCGAATCTGGGAGGATCCGCTGAAGTACAAGCCTGAGCGCCACATGAAGGACATGGAGGATGCTAGAATGGATCTCAACGATCCAGAattaaatatgttttccttcAGCACCGGAAGGCGTGGATGTCCAGGTGTCCTTTTGGGTTCCACGCTCACTGTGATGTTGCTGGCCAGACTTCTTCAATGCTTTAGCTGGAAGATTCCATCTGGTCATTCGCAAATCGATTTAGTAGAGTGCGAGGATGCTGGTTTCCTTGCCAAACCTCTCGTTGCAGTTGCTGAACCACGATTCCCACAGCCCAACTAG